A DNA window from Vigna angularis cultivar LongXiaoDou No.4 chromosome 1, ASM1680809v1, whole genome shotgun sequence contains the following coding sequences:
- the LOC128194965 gene encoding uncharacterized protein LOC128194965 encodes MALVKDHRLRHLPPIRYWNEMRAALRRRHVPAYYDREIMDKLHKLQQRNMSVEEYRQKMELLMLRAGIREEPRITIARFQSVLNYDIRDRVELIPYNDLNELIQLCKRVEQQLKRKSSTKKDYPHSYKKEYKREGSLIKPRYEESREREKGKERAKEPPKDNKRKEIKCFKCGERGHYSSECRNRRSTYILEHESEREGSSYSESETSTSEEEEALPCEGDLLMVRRLLESKHVELEQSQRENLFHTRCKVLEKTCSMIVDSGSCCNCCSSRMVEKLGLTTTPHPKPYKLQWIKEDDGIVVKEQVSVPISIGKYEDQIVCDIVPMEAGHILLGRPWQYDKQEFDDIFPKEVPSGLPPLRGIEHQIDLVPGASLPNRPAYRTNPMETKEIEKQVNDLLNKGWIQKSLSPCAVPVLLVPKKDGSWRMLGKEGVHVDPEKIKAIQEWPTPKNVGEVRSFHGLASFYRRFVKDFSTIAAPLNELVKKDMPFIWGDKQELSFETLKHKLTHAPILVLPDFSKAFELECDASGVGIGAVLIQGGHPVAYFSEKLRGPTLNYPTYDKELYALIRALKTWEHYLVTREFIIHTDHESLKYIKGQAKLNKRHAKWVEYLEQFPYVIKHKKGSTNVVADALSRRHALLGYLFNKGKLCIPQGSIRKLLIKESHGGGLMGHHGVDKTLNILKSKFYWPHMRIDVQRHCSKCIACLQAKSKIMPHGLYTPLPIANTPWEDISMDFVLGLPRTQRGYDSIFVVVDRFSKMAHFIPCHKVDDASYISRLFFKEIVRLHGLPKTIVSDRDVKFLSHFWKTLWEKLGTKLLFSTTCHPQTDGQTEVVNRSLSTLLRVILRGNNKSWDEHLPHIEFAYNRVVHKTTNLSPFEVVYGFNPITPLDLLPLPLVWLHLRKERFPSQRKSKLSPRGDGPFKVVKRINDNAYIL; translated from the exons ATGG CCTTAGTCAAGGACCATAGGCTAAGACATTTACCTcccattaggtattggaatgaaatgagagctgccttgaggaggaggcatgtaccagcctactatgatagggagataatggataaactccataaactccaacaaaggaacatgagtgttgaggaatatagacaaaaaatggagttactcatgttgagagctggGATAAGAGAAGAACCTAGGATAACAATAGCTAGGTTTCAAAGTGTACTtaactatgacataagagatagggttgaacttataccctacaatgatctcaatgagttaaTCCAACTTTGTAAGAGGGTTGAGCAACAACtaaagaggaaaagctccaccaagaaagattaccctcatagttacaagaaagaatataagagggagggtagtctaattaagccaagatatgaagaatctagagagagggagaaagggaaagaaagagCCAAAGAACCtccaaaagataataaaagaaaggaaatcAAATGCTTTAAATGTGGGGAAagagggcactattcatctgagtgtcgaaatagaaggtcaacttacattcttgaacatgagagtgaaagagagggttcttcatatagtgagtctgaaacatctacttctgaagaagaagaagctttaccttgtgagggtgacttacttatggtaaggagactcctagaaagtaaacatgtagaattagaacagtcacaaagagagaacctattccacacaagatgcaaagttttagaaaagacatgttcaatgatagtggatagtggctcttgttgcaactgttgtagttctagaatggtagagaagcttgGTTTAAccactactcctcatcctaaaccttacaaacttcaatggatcaaagaggatgatggaatagtagttaaagaacaagtaagtgtacccatttccattggcaaatatgaagatcaaattgtttgtgatatagtaccaatggaagctgggcacatattacttggaagaccttggcaatatgataaacaa gaatttgatgatatatttcccaaagaggtaccaagtggattaccacctttgaggggaatagaacatcaaatagatttggtgcctggggcaagcctacccaataggccagcctatagaaccaaccctatggaaacaaaagaaatagagaaacaagttaatgacttgttgaacaaagggtggatccaaaagagtttaagtccctgtgctgtgcctgtgttgttggtacctaaaaaggatgggtcttggagaatgt tgggaaaagaaggtgtacatgttgatccagagaagatcaaggctatacaagaatggccaacccctaaaaatgtaggagaggtgagaagttttcatgggctagcaagtttttataggcgatttgtgaaagatttctccaccatagctgctcctttaaatgagctagtcaagaaagatatgccttttatttggggtgataagcaggagttgtcttttgagactttgaaacacaagttaacacatgcacctattctagttttgcctgatttttccaaagcctttgaactagaatgtgatgcatctggggtaggaataggagctgttttaatacaaggaggacatcccgtagcttactttagtgaaaaacttagggggcctaccttaaactatcctacctatgacaaagagttgtatgccctcattagagctttaaaaacttgggagcattacttggtaactagagaattcatcatacacactgaccatgaatctctcaagtacattaaagggcaagcaaagctaaacaaaagacatgcaaagtgggtggaatatcttgagcaatttccctatgtcatcaaacacaaaaaggggagtactaatgttgttgcggatgctttatctagaagacatgcattatta gggtatctttttaataaaggaaaactttgtataccccaaggatccattagaaaacttcttatcaaagagagtcatggaggaggactcatgggccatcatggagttgataaaactctaaacattttgaaaagtaaattttattggccacacatgagaatagatgttcaaaggcattgttctaaatgtatagcttgtttacaagctaagtctaaaattatgcctcatggactttatacacctcttcctatagctaataccccttgggaggacataagcatggactttgtcttaggattgccaagaactcaaagggggtatgattctatatttgtggtagtagatcgttttagtaaaatggctcattttataccctgccacaaagtagatgatgctagctatatctctagactcttctttaaagagatagtgagattgcatggcttacccaaaactatagtgtctgatagagatgtgaagtttctaagccatttttggaaaactttatgggaaaagcttggaactaaacttctattttctactacatgtcacccacaaactgatgggcaaactgaagtagtaaatagatctttatctacattattaagagtaatattaagaggaaataacaaatcttgggatgaacatctacctcatattgaatttgcttataatagagtagtccacaagactactaatctttctccttttgaggttgtttatggttttaaccctatcacacctcttgatttactacctcttcc cctagtttggcttcatttgagaaaggaaagatttccctctcaaaggaaatccaaacttagtccaagaggagatggtccattcaaggtggtcaaaaggataaatgataatgcatacatatta